The following proteins are co-located in the Pseudomonas sp. DY-1 genome:
- the htpX gene encoding protease HtpX: protein MMRILLFLATNLAVLVIASITLKLLGVDRFTGQNYGSLLVFCAVFGFAGSLVSLFISKWMAKMSTGTEIITQPRTRHEQWLLQTVEQLSREAGIKMPEVGIFPAYEANAFATGWNKNDALVAVSQGLLERFSPDEVKAVLAHEIGHVANGDMVTLALIQGVVNTFVMFFARIFGNFVDKVILKNEEGPGIGYFIATIFAELVLGILASIIVMWFSRRREFRADEAGANLAGTNAMIGALQRLRAEQGVPVQMPDSLTAFGINGGLKHGLAGLLMSHPPLEDRIEALRRRG from the coding sequence ATGATGCGCATTCTGTTGTTCCTGGCCACAAACCTTGCAGTCCTGGTGATTGCCAGCATCACGCTGAAACTGCTGGGCGTAGACCGTTTCACCGGCCAGAACTACGGCAGCCTGCTGGTCTTCTGCGCCGTGTTCGGTTTCGCCGGCTCGCTGGTTTCGCTGTTCATCTCCAAGTGGATGGCGAAAATGAGCACCGGCACTGAAATCATCACCCAGCCGCGCACTCGCCACGAACAGTGGCTGCTGCAGACCGTCGAACAACTGTCCCGCGAAGCCGGCATCAAGATGCCGGAAGTCGGCATATTCCCCGCATACGAAGCGAACGCGTTCGCCACCGGCTGGAACAAGAACGACGCGCTGGTGGCCGTGAGCCAAGGCCTGCTGGAGCGATTCTCCCCCGACGAAGTGAAGGCCGTGCTGGCCCACGAGATCGGTCACGTCGCCAATGGCGACATGGTCACCCTGGCACTGATCCAAGGAGTGGTGAACACCTTCGTGATGTTCTTCGCGCGCATCTTCGGCAACTTCGTCGACAAGGTGATCCTGAAGAACGAGGAAGGTCCGGGCATCGGCTACTTCATCGCCACCATCTTCGCTGAACTGGTCCTGGGCATCCTCGCCAGCATCATCGTCATGTGGTTCTCGCGCCGCCGCGAATTCCGCGCCGATGAAGCCGGCGCCAACCTGGCCGGCACCAACGCGATGATCGGAGCCCTGCAGCGCCTGCGCGCCGAGCAAGGCGTGCCGGTACAAATGCCTGACAGCCTGACTGCCTTCGGCATCAACGGCGGCCTGAAGCATGGCCTCGCCGGCCTGCTGATGAGCCACCCGCCGCTGGAAGACCGCATCGAGGCCCTGCGCCGCCGCGGCTGA
- a CDS encoding thiopurine S-methyltransferase — protein MDEQFWQSRWAQNQIGFHLREINPYLERYWPKLGLAQGCQVLVPLCGKTLDLVWLAGQGHKVLGVELAERAVEDFFTEQGLTPDVSQQGALRRYSMGDIEILQGDFFAVTAADVADCQALYDRAALIALPPSMRDDYMAHLHRILPARCDGLMVTLDYEQARLEGPPFSVPESEVRRHLAASWEVEMLERNDVLEKNWKFASRGLDSLHEPVFRLRRR, from the coding sequence ATGGACGAGCAGTTCTGGCAGTCGCGCTGGGCGCAGAATCAGATCGGTTTCCACCTGCGCGAGATCAATCCCTATCTCGAGCGCTACTGGCCGAAGCTGGGTCTGGCGCAGGGTTGCCAGGTGCTGGTGCCGCTTTGTGGTAAGACCCTGGACCTGGTCTGGCTGGCAGGGCAGGGCCACAAAGTGCTGGGTGTCGAGCTGGCCGAGCGTGCGGTGGAGGATTTCTTTACCGAGCAGGGGCTGACCCCCGATGTATCGCAACAGGGCGCGCTGCGCCGCTATAGCATGGGTGACATCGAGATTCTCCAGGGTGACTTCTTCGCCGTCACCGCTGCTGATGTCGCCGATTGTCAGGCACTCTACGATCGCGCTGCGCTGATTGCGCTGCCGCCCTCGATGCGTGATGACTATATGGCGCACCTGCATCGCATCCTGCCCGCGCGCTGTGACGGACTGATGGTGACGCTGGACTACGAGCAGGCGCGCCTCGAGGGTCCGCCGTTCTCGGTGCCCGAATCCGAAGTGCGCAGGCATCTGGCGGCGAGCTGGGAGGTGGAGATGCTGGAGCGCAACGACGTGCTGGAGAAGAACTGGAAGTTCGCCTCTCGCGGGCTTGATAGCCTGCATGAACCGGTGTTCCGTCTGAGACGCAGATAA
- a CDS encoding class III extradiol ring-cleavage dioxygenase → MLPSLYISHGSPMLALEPGESGPALKALADALPRPKAILVVSAHWESNQLLLSGAAHPETWHDFYGFPPPLYAVQYPAPGAPELAEEIAGLLTEAGLPAGIDAERPFDHGTWVPLSLMYPDAAIPVVQLSLPSRLGPAFQTRVGHALADLRQRGILLIGSGSITHNLGELDWHAGPEAIKPWAKEFRDWMVAHLAADDEAALHDYRRLAPHAARNHPRDEHLLPLYFARGAGDRFGLVHSGFTLGALGMDIYRFD, encoded by the coding sequence ATGCTACCCAGCCTCTACATCTCCCACGGCTCCCCCATGCTCGCCCTGGAGCCCGGCGAAAGCGGCCCGGCACTCAAAGCCCTGGCTGACGCGCTGCCCCGCCCCAAGGCGATCCTGGTGGTTTCCGCCCACTGGGAAAGCAATCAGCTGCTGTTGAGCGGCGCTGCGCACCCGGAAACCTGGCACGACTTCTACGGCTTTCCACCGCCGCTCTACGCCGTGCAATACCCAGCGCCCGGAGCGCCCGAGCTGGCCGAAGAAATCGCCGGCCTGCTGACCGAGGCCGGTCTCCCTGCTGGCATCGACGCGGAACGCCCCTTCGACCATGGCACCTGGGTCCCACTGTCGTTGATGTATCCGGATGCCGCTATTCCGGTGGTCCAGCTGTCATTGCCGAGCCGTCTTGGCCCTGCCTTTCAGACTCGCGTCGGCCATGCCCTGGCAGACCTGCGCCAACGCGGAATCCTGCTGATTGGCTCAGGCAGCATCACCCACAACCTGGGCGAACTGGACTGGCATGCAGGCCCCGAAGCTATCAAGCCCTGGGCAAAGGAATTCCGCGACTGGATGGTGGCGCACCTCGCAGCCGACGATGAAGCAGCCTTGCATGACTACCGTAGACTGGCGCCCCATGCCGCACGCAACCACCCACGGGACGAGCACCTGCTGCCGCTCTATTTCGCCCGAGGCGCTGGCGACCGCTTCGGCCTGGTGCACAGCGGCTTCACGCTGGGAGCCCTAGGGATGGATATCTATCGGTTCGACTGA
- a CDS encoding DEAD/DEAH box helicase: MTQEIGTFAALGIHPNVLAAIAAVGYEEPSPIQAQSIPVILAGHDMIGQAQTGTGKTAAFALPILSRIDPAKREPQALILAPTRELALQVATAFETYAKQMPGLNVVAVYGGAPMGPQLKALRQGAQVIVATPGRLCDHLRRDDKMLATVQQLVLDEADEMLKLGFMDDLEVIFEALPESRQSVLFSATLPPSIRSIAERHLQNPQHVKIAAKTQTVARIEQAHLMVHADQKTAAVLRLLEVEEFDALIAFVRTKQATLDLASALEAKGYKAAALNGDIAQNQRERVIESLKDGRLDIVVATDVAARGIDVPRITHVFNVDMPYDPESYVHRIGRTGRAGRDGRALLLVTPRERRMLQVIERVTGQKVAEVRLPNAQQVLDARIKKLTTSLNPLVADAEASHGELLDRLIADIGCSPRALASALLRKATNGQALNLADVEREQPLVPSSQPRERRERDGGERSERGEYRERRAPMPLAEGRVRCRTALGTRDGIAAKNLLGAILNEGGIARDAIGRIQIRETFSLIELPEEGLDRLLGKLKDTRVAGKQLKLRRYRED; this comes from the coding sequence ATGACCCAGGAAATCGGCACTTTCGCCGCGCTCGGCATTCATCCCAACGTACTAGCTGCTATTGCCGCGGTTGGCTATGAAGAGCCGTCCCCCATCCAGGCCCAATCGATTCCGGTAATCCTTGCCGGTCACGACATGATTGGCCAGGCCCAGACCGGTACCGGCAAGACTGCAGCCTTCGCGCTGCCGATCCTGTCGCGCATCGATCCGGCCAAACGAGAGCCGCAGGCGCTGATCCTGGCACCGACCCGCGAGCTCGCACTGCAAGTTGCCACCGCTTTCGAAACCTACGCCAAGCAGATGCCAGGCCTGAACGTGGTCGCCGTATACGGCGGCGCGCCCATGGGGCCGCAACTCAAGGCCCTGCGCCAGGGTGCCCAGGTAATCGTGGCTACCCCCGGCCGTCTGTGCGACCACCTGCGTCGCGATGACAAGATGCTCGCCACCGTGCAGCAACTGGTGCTGGACGAAGCGGATGAAATGCTCAAGCTCGGCTTCATGGACGACCTCGAAGTAATCTTCGAAGCACTCCCGGAAAGCCGCCAGAGCGTGCTGTTCTCCGCGACCCTGCCGCCGTCGATCCGTTCCATCGCCGAGCGTCACCTGCAGAACCCGCAACACGTCAAGATCGCCGCCAAGACCCAGACCGTGGCGCGCATCGAGCAGGCTCACCTGATGGTCCACGCGGACCAGAAGACCGCAGCCGTCCTGCGTCTGCTGGAAGTCGAGGAGTTCGACGCGCTTATCGCCTTCGTGCGTACCAAGCAGGCCACCCTGGACCTGGCCAGCGCGCTGGAAGCCAAGGGCTACAAAGCCGCCGCGCTGAACGGTGACATCGCTCAGAACCAGCGTGAGCGGGTGATCGAGTCGCTGAAGGATGGCCGTCTGGACATCGTGGTCGCCACCGACGTTGCCGCTCGCGGTATCGACGTGCCGCGCATCACCCACGTGTTCAACGTGGACATGCCCTACGATCCGGAATCCTACGTGCACCGTATCGGCCGTACCGGCCGAGCCGGCCGTGACGGTCGCGCGCTGCTGCTGGTGACCCCGCGCGAGCGCCGCATGCTGCAAGTGATCGAGCGTGTGACTGGCCAGAAGGTCGCTGAAGTGCGCCTGCCCAACGCCCAACAGGTTCTGGACGCGCGCATCAAGAAGCTCACCACCAGCCTCAATCCGCTTGTGGCCGATGCTGAAGCCAGCCACGGCGAGCTGCTTGATCGCCTGATCGCCGATATCGGTTGCAGCCCGCGAGCCCTGGCCTCGGCGCTGCTGCGCAAGGCCACCAATGGCCAGGCGCTCAACCTTGCCGACGTCGAGCGTGAGCAACCTCTGGTGCCGAGCTCCCAGCCGCGTGAGCGTCGCGAGCGTGACGGTGGCGAGCGTAGTGAGCGTGGTGAGTACCGCGAGCGCCGTGCGCCCATGCCGCTGGCCGAAGGCCGTGTGCGTTGCCGTACCGCCCTGGGTACTCGCGACGGCATCGCCGCGAAGAACCTGCTGGGTGCCATCCTCAATGAGGGCGGCATTGCCCGCGACGCCATCGGTCGCATTCAGATCCGCGAAACCTTCAGTCTGATCGAACTGCCGGAAGAAGGCCTCGATCGCCTTCTGGGCAAGCTGAAGGACACGCGAGTCGCCGGCAAGCAGCTGAAGCTGCGTCGCTATCGCGAAGATTGA
- a CDS encoding crotonase/enoyl-CoA hydratase family protein produces the protein MSTSSAGRVSREKRGHIMLIGLDRTPKRNAFDQAMLDDLVLALGEYERDDDARCALVFAHGEHFTAGLDLASVGDTFRQGWQLPTGAIDPWGTFGGPRLTKPLMVAVQGYCYTIGIELMLAADINLCASNTRFAQMEVQRGIFPFAGATLRLHQIAGWGNAMRWLLTGDEFDAHEAYRLGLVQEVLASEDLLPRAIWLAERVAAQAPLGIRATLASAHQTLDDGEKLAAAALQATAQQLLATEDAKEGLRAMLEKREGKFKGK, from the coding sequence ATGTCCACCAGTTCCGCCGGCCGCGTCAGTCGTGAGAAGCGCGGCCACATCATGCTGATCGGCCTTGACCGCACGCCCAAGCGCAATGCCTTCGACCAGGCGATGCTGGATGATCTGGTACTGGCCCTGGGCGAGTACGAACGGGACGACGATGCTCGCTGCGCGCTGGTATTCGCCCATGGCGAGCATTTCACCGCCGGGCTGGACTTGGCCAGTGTCGGTGACACCTTCAGGCAGGGCTGGCAGCTACCGACAGGCGCCATCGACCCCTGGGGCACCTTCGGTGGCCCACGCCTGACCAAGCCACTGATGGTCGCGGTGCAAGGCTACTGCTACACCATCGGCATCGAACTGATGCTGGCGGCCGACATCAATCTCTGCGCCAGCAACACTCGCTTCGCCCAGATGGAAGTACAGCGCGGCATCTTTCCCTTCGCCGGCGCCACCTTGCGACTGCACCAGATAGCTGGCTGGGGCAACGCCATGCGCTGGCTGCTCACCGGCGACGAATTCGACGCCCACGAAGCCTATCGCCTGGGCCTTGTGCAGGAAGTTCTCGCCAGCGAAGACCTGCTGCCTCGCGCCATCTGGCTCGCCGAGCGCGTGGCGGCCCAGGCGCCACTGGGCATCCGTGCCACCCTGGCGTCGGCGCACCAGACTCTGGATGACGGCGAGAAATTAGCGGCCGCCGCTCTTCAGGCCACGGCACAACAACTCCTGGCCACCGAGGATGCCAAGGAAGGCCTGCGCGCGATGCTGGAAAAGCGGGAGGGGAAATTCAAGGGGAAATAA
- a CDS encoding spermidine synthase, translating to MSEERLLAEVHDEFGVIRVYEVGPYRILEFGEAVEQSCVFTADPAWLEYDYTRAMLLGALCHSAPENALFLGLGAGTLTQACLKFLSLEDVEVIELRADVPRLAMEYLGLTDDPRLYVRIGDALELLDSAEPADLIFVDLYTDHGPGVGHLAWNFLGACQKRLSPGGWLVINQWAAEDGKPLGAALLRGLFHRHYWECPVKEGNVVLFVPADLDQVLDRDALQAKAEALAPSLGYSLQSLLDVVRPAS from the coding sequence ATGTCCGAGGAGCGCCTGCTCGCGGAAGTGCATGATGAATTCGGCGTGATCCGCGTCTACGAAGTCGGCCCTTATCGCATCCTCGAATTCGGCGAAGCGGTGGAGCAGAGCTGCGTGTTCACGGCCGATCCGGCCTGGCTGGAGTACGACTACACCCGCGCCATGCTGCTGGGCGCACTCTGTCATTCGGCACCGGAAAACGCATTGTTCCTCGGCCTTGGGGCCGGGACGCTGACTCAGGCCTGCCTGAAGTTCCTGTCGCTGGAAGATGTGGAAGTGATCGAGCTGCGCGCGGATGTGCCAAGGCTGGCCATGGAGTATCTCGGCCTGACCGACGATCCCCGCCTTTACGTGCGTATTGGTGACGCCCTTGAATTGCTCGACAGCGCGGAGCCGGCGGACCTGATCTTCGTCGATCTCTACACCGACCACGGACCGGGCGTTGGCCACCTGGCGTGGAACTTCCTCGGCGCCTGTCAGAAACGCCTCAGCCCCGGCGGCTGGCTGGTGATCAACCAATGGGCGGCGGAGGACGGCAAACCCCTGGGTGCCGCTCTGCTGCGCGGGCTTTTTCATCGCCACTACTGGGAGTGCCCGGTGAAGGAAGGCAATGTGGTGCTGTTCGTGCCAGCCGACCTGGATCAGGTGCTGGATCGTGACGCGCTCCAGGCGAAAGCCGAGGCTTTGGCGCCGAGCCTGGGGTACTCACTGCAATCGCTGCTGGATGTGGTGAGGCCGGCGAGTTGA
- a CDS encoding NAD(P)/FAD-dependent oxidoreductase codes for MYAIIGAGPMGLCSARQLQKHGIPFIGFELNGDVGGLWDIDNPHSTMYDSAHLISSKRTTEFTEFPMDAEVAPYPHHSEMRRYFRDYAKNFDLYKHFRFNTRVLRLERQEQGWKLVSETDGQRREDHFDGVLIANGTLHTPNRPALPGQFDGELLHSADYRSPAIFDGKRVLLVGCGNSACDIAVDAVHRATSVDLSVRRGYYFLPKFILGRPTDTFGGAVKLPRRLKQLVDGLLVRALVGKPSQYGLPDPDYRLYESHPVMNSLVLHHLGHGDIKARPDISRIDGRSVTFSDGRQAEYDLILQATGYKLDYPFIERAELNWPERAGAPQLYLNIFHPEYDDLFMMGMVEASGLGWQGRAEQAELVALYIRQLQSGSPSARSFQQFKRERAGLRLDGGYQYLELERMAYYVHKDSYRTTIAMHTAELRKDLATSSQPMTAQNLA; via the coding sequence ATGTACGCCATCATCGGCGCGGGCCCAATGGGCCTGTGCAGCGCCCGCCAGTTACAGAAACACGGCATTCCCTTCATTGGCTTCGAACTGAACGGCGATGTCGGCGGCCTCTGGGACATCGACAACCCCCACAGCACCATGTACGACTCGGCGCACCTGATCTCCTCCAAGCGCACCACCGAGTTCACCGAGTTCCCAATGGATGCCGAGGTGGCGCCCTATCCGCACCACAGCGAGATGCGCCGCTACTTCCGTGATTACGCGAAAAACTTTGACCTCTACAAGCATTTCCGTTTCAACACCCGCGTGCTTCGCCTGGAACGCCAGGAACAGGGCTGGAAACTGGTCAGCGAAACGGATGGCCAGCGCCGTGAAGATCATTTCGACGGCGTGCTGATCGCCAACGGCACCTTGCACACACCCAATCGCCCCGCCCTGCCCGGCCAGTTCGACGGCGAACTGCTGCACTCGGCGGATTACCGCTCGCCGGCGATTTTCGACGGCAAGCGCGTGTTGCTGGTGGGTTGCGGAAACTCCGCCTGCGACATCGCGGTCGATGCCGTGCACCGCGCAACCTCGGTCGACCTCTCGGTGCGCCGCGGCTACTACTTCCTGCCCAAGTTCATCTTGGGCCGCCCGACCGATACGTTCGGCGGCGCCGTGAAGCTCCCCCGCCGGCTCAAGCAACTGGTCGATGGACTGCTCGTCCGCGCGCTGGTTGGCAAGCCGTCACAGTACGGTCTGCCCGACCCCGACTACCGGCTCTACGAATCCCACCCAGTCATGAACTCCCTGGTGCTCCACCACCTGGGCCATGGCGATATCAAGGCGCGCCCGGACATTTCCCGAATCGACGGCCGCAGCGTGACCTTCAGCGACGGTCGCCAAGCCGAGTACGACCTGATCCTGCAAGCCACCGGCTACAAGCTGGATTACCCCTTCATCGAGCGCGCCGAGCTGAACTGGCCTGAGCGCGCCGGTGCGCCGCAGCTCTACCTGAACATCTTCCACCCCGAGTACGACGACCTGTTCATGATGGGCATGGTCGAGGCCTCCGGCCTGGGTTGGCAGGGCCGCGCGGAGCAAGCCGAGCTGGTGGCCCTGTACATTCGCCAGTTGCAATCCGGCAGCCCGTCGGCCCGATCCTTCCAACAGTTCAAGCGCGAGCGCGCCGGACTGCGCCTGGACGGCGGATACCAGTACCTGGAACTCGAACGCATGGCCTACTACGTCCACAAGGACAGCTACCGCACCACCATCGCCATGCACACCGCAGAACTGCGCAAGGACCTGGCCACCAGCAGCCAGCCCATGACCGCCCAGAACCTGGCCTGA